TTGCCAAAGAATGGAGTGATAAGTATAAAGGTAAGTTTGATAAAGGCTGGGACTGGTACCGTCAGGAAGCTTTTAAACGTCAAACAGATCGCGGTCTTTTGCAAAAAGGGACGGTTCTGCCTCCGCGCCAAACAGGTGTAAAGGCATGGGATAGTCTTTCGGTAAATGAAAAGAAAGTTTTTGCCCGATTCATGGAAAATTATGCCGGATACCTTTCCTATACCGACCATGAAATTGGCCGTGTTATTGATTATCTAAAAGACAACGATTTGTATGATAATACATTGATCTTCCTGATTATCGGAGATAATGGCGGAAGTAAGGAAGGAACTTATACAGGAACGGTTGGGTTAGGCCAGCAAGAGAAGGCATTGGGTAATAATATCGATTTACTTTTAGGACAATATAACAATATAGGTACTGAAAAATCGAATCCGAACTACCCTCTTGGTTGGTCACAAGCTTGTAATACACCTTTCCGTTATTGGAAAAGTGATGCTAATAGTGAAGGTGGTACGCACAATCCTTTAATTGTTCACTGGCCGAAAGGTATTAAGGAAAAGGGGGGAATCCGCACGCAGTATTCGCATGTATCTGATGTATTCCCGACCACCGTTGAGTTATTGGGGCTAAATGTTCCTGAGAGCATCAATGGCTATCCACAATTACCGATTCAGGGAACCAGTTTTGCCTATGCGGTGAATGACGCTAAAGCTCCGACACGCAAATCTGTACAATATTATGAACTGCACGGAGGCCGCTCTATATACAAGGAGGGTTGGAAAGCCAGTGTGTACCATCCGCGAAATGTATTTGGTGAAGTGGGTGGAACTGACCCAAATTTCAGTCCGCGACCATTCAGTCAGGATAAATGGGAATTGTATAATCTCAATGAGGATTGGAACGAAGTTAATGACTTAGCTGATAAAAATCCCGAAAAGCTAAAAGAGTTACAGGATTTATTTGATAGCGAGGCTAAGAAAAACAATGTCTATCCGCTACATAGTTATCAGGAAGGATTAGCTGCACCTGTAATTAAACCTCAGACCGTTATACTTGAAGGTACTGATCAGAAAATCGCTGTAAACATTGGGAAAGGTGCTATAAAAATAACTGCAACAATAGAAACAAACGGGATAAATTCCGACGGAGTTATTTTTGCCGATGGAGGGTTGCTTGGAGGTACAAGTTTGTATGCTCAAAACGGAAGGATCAAATATCTGCTGAATGATGGCCTTTCAGAAAAACTGTTAGTTTCAACAAACACCCTCAAATCAGGATTAAATACAATAACCGTCGAGTTTACCGATAGCAAAACAGTAGTTCTTTCGGTAAACGGCGAAAAAGTGACGCAGGAAAATATCACAGCCCGCGCTAAATATCTGAATCCCATTTCCGGGGAAGGACTTAGCGTTGGGAAGGACTTGAATTCTCCGGTAACTAAATCATACCCCTGGCCGTTTCCATTCAAAGGAAAAGTGAAAAAACTGACAATTGATCAGGTTGTAAAATAACTTTCGCTTCAAAAAAAAGAAGTCGTCGGAATATGATATTCAGAATCATTAAGACGACTTCTTTCTGCTTTAGATATAACCTTCCCTAATCGGATAACATTGAGTTACCCAAAACATACAATTTAATCATGTTGAAATCAGCATTTAAAGTCATCATGTTTTTGTCATTACCCCTAAATGTGTGGGCACAGCAAAGCGAGTTTAATGGAAATGAGATATTTGCTACGGTGAACAAATATGTTTCGCTTGGTGAGCACAGGACTGGAACTAAAACAGATATACAGACGTCGGAATGGATAGGTTCGGAACTCAAATCTGCGGGTTATGAAGTAAACTTTCTTGAATTTCCGATTCGTCAGTTTTTCCCAGAAAAAGTTTATCTCGCAACAGGGAAAGATACCATTCAGGCATTTCCACTCTGGTGGGTCAACGAAAGTATAAACAGAGAAGTATCAGGTAAATTGCAACAAGCCCAATTGGCAAAATCCGGAGATATAGCACTTATACATTTTCCATTAAAAGGGGCCGAATCGGGGCTTAAAACCAGAGAGTATATTGATTCCTTAGCAAGAAAAGGTATTTCCGGCATTGTTGCTATTACCGACAATCCGTCAGGAGAAATAGAAGCTTATAATACGGATTGGAAACAGAAACCGTGGCCCATTCCAGTCGTATTGATTGCACCAAAAGATGAATCTCAAGCATTGAACTTCATTAAACAACATAATCAGATTCTTTTGTCTATTCAGGGGCAGTTCAGAGATGTAAAAGGTAGAAACATATATGGAACAATCGGGCATGGCGATAAATATATAGTTGTATCAACTCCCATAAGCGGATGGGTTACATGTGGCGGAGAAAGAGGTTCTGGTATAGGTATCTGGTTGGCTCTGGCTAAGTGGGTTGCCAGGCAAAACAGCAACTACACATTTGTTTTCACCGCAAATTCCGGACATGAACATGCTTTTAAAGGAGCACATGAGTTTTTAGAAAGATTTGCCCCACCTGTAGAAAAAACAGCGCTATGGATACATTTCGGAGCAGGAGCTGCTACCCTGGAATGGAAGCAAACTGCTACCGGATTGGTAAAACAGGCTAATGTAGATCCCCAAAGAAGGTTCTTTTATAGCTCTTTAGAAAAAGAGGTGTTCAACAATGCCTTTAGTAACATCACCGCTGTAAAGGTTCAAAGCGATGACAGTCCGGGTGGTGAACTAATTTATGTTGCCCAAAAAGGGTATAAAAATTTTGTGGGTGTTTCATACGCTCATCCGTTCTTTCATGTCAAGACCGACAATGAATACACGACTTCATCGGAAATACTGGAGGAGACTGCCAATGCTTTTAAAAATCTGATTAAAGCAACTATCACAAAATAGCAATATGAAAATATGAAAAAAGGACTTCTGGCTGGTATTCTACTGACGACATCAGCGCTATCAGCTCAAACAATTGATATTGTTGCACCTGAGAAAGATTACGAAGGAGCCAATCTCCCGTTTACGACATCGAAGTATGGATTATTCTGGGGAAAAACCCGTGAGTTACGAGATCCGGCTTTATTCGTAGAAGGGAGCAAATGGTATCTGCTCTATTCTGTTGCCGGTGAGAGTGGGATAGCTATTGGAGAATTAGACTTTATAAATCAATAAGAATTTACGTATGAAAAGAGAAAAACTAATTAAAGGCGGACTGGGTATTGTAGCCTCCTCACTTTTTGTAGGGACGTATGCACAAAATGCAATTAACGTCACCCCAAACACCGGATTTAAAGGAAAAATAGGGAAAACTTTGGCTGAATCAGAGCAATCCTGGCCTGAAAAGAAACAAGCCCCGGCCGGAGCTCCGAATGTATTAGTCTGGCTTATTGACGATGCCGGTTACGGAACCTCCAGTGCATTCGGAGGCTTAATGCAAACACCGGTTTTGGATAGTTTGGCAAACAATGGATTACGGTTTACTAACTTTCACTCCACGGGGGTCAGTTCTCCAACACGTGCCGCCTTATTGACCGGTCGCAATCACCATTCGGTACACATGGGAACGCTCAATTACAGTTCGCAGGGTTTTCCAGGCTACGATGCCATCATGCCGGGCGACAAAGCAACCATTGCCGAAGTGTTGCACGAAAATGGCTACAGCAATTTCGCCGTAGGTAAATATCACGTAGCTCCTCTCG
The Parabacteroides sp. FAFU027 DNA segment above includes these coding regions:
- a CDS encoding arylsulfatase, encoding MISKNKNIKLLASTLLLGGGVTQVTLAQHQPLQPFGGKIGKTLDESTQAWPEKNKAPRNAPNVVWILLDDVGFGASSAFGGLVETPHFEALANDGLRFTNFHTTGISSPTRAALLTGRNHHKVAMGHHAELQIGAPGYTGEIPLEAGLISEVFLENGYNTFALGKWHGIQPQQQSLNGPFNRYPTGRGFEHFYGFFGGSTDQWHPQLVDGINQVNIEPNAKHLNELLADKAIAYIANQKSTDPEKPFFVYYATGATHAPHHVAKEWSDKYKGKFDKGWDWYRQEAFKRQTDRGLLQKGTVLPPRQTGVKAWDSLSVNEKKVFARFMENYAGYLSYTDHEIGRVIDYLKDNDLYDNTLIFLIIGDNGGSKEGTYTGTVGLGQQEKALGNNIDLLLGQYNNIGTEKSNPNYPLGWSQACNTPFRYWKSDANSEGGTHNPLIVHWPKGIKEKGGIRTQYSHVSDVFPTTVELLGLNVPESINGYPQLPIQGTSFAYAVNDAKAPTRKSVQYYELHGGRSIYKEGWKASVYHPRNVFGEVGGTDPNFSPRPFSQDKWELYNLNEDWNEVNDLADKNPEKLKELQDLFDSEAKKNNVYPLHSYQEGLAAPVIKPQTVILEGTDQKIAVNIGKGAIKITATIETNGINSDGVIFADGGLLGGTSLYAQNGRIKYLLNDGLSEKLLVSTNTLKSGLNTITVEFTDSKTVVLSVNGEKVTQENITARAKYLNPISGEGLSVGKDLNSPVTKSYPWPFPFKGKVKKLTIDQVVK